Proteins found in one Paenibacillus borealis genomic segment:
- a CDS encoding DUF6063 family protein gives MSYSLEQVQQASRLFFDLLRRKVISLDDPAAAECLQDTVAYDALQYVAKEAGCRIMNSGHRLHLLVSPMGSGFASNFTQLRNKYSRIERKTHLHIINVIILVFLAEMDQDEQHFKPGQDSMSYIQLSDQVSALFQTWMDMDEDCSFSKQWRLDIQAMHKVWSSLYMQTKSQEEGDSLTRGAGSRIGLIHEGMKLLEEEHLVFISENEKRIFPREELYERMRYLYHDVDRYKELKALIGRTLSEKEDEAHAAH, from the coding sequence ATGAGTTATTCGTTAGAGCAAGTACAGCAGGCTTCAAGGCTGTTCTTCGACCTGCTTCGCCGCAAGGTGATATCACTTGATGATCCCGCTGCCGCCGAATGCCTGCAGGATACCGTCGCCTATGATGCCTTACAATATGTGGCCAAAGAAGCCGGCTGCCGGATTATGAACTCGGGGCATCGCCTGCACCTGCTCGTGAGTCCAATGGGTTCCGGCTTCGCCAGCAACTTCACACAGCTGCGCAATAAATATTCCCGCATCGAACGTAAGACGCATCTACATATCATCAACGTAATCATTCTGGTGTTCCTGGCCGAGATGGATCAGGATGAGCAGCATTTCAAGCCGGGTCAGGACAGCATGTCCTACATTCAACTCTCGGATCAGGTATCAGCCCTGTTCCAGACATGGATGGACATGGACGAAGACTGCAGCTTCAGCAAGCAGTGGCGGCTGGATATCCAGGCAATGCACAAAGTGTGGAGCAGTCTCTACATGCAGACCAAAAGCCAGGAGGAAGGCGATTCGCTGACCCGCGGTGCCGGCTCCCGGATCGGCCTGATCCATGAGGGGATGAAGCTGCTGGAGGAAGAGCATCTGGTATTTATCTCCGAGAACGAGAAGCGGATATTCCCGAGGGAAGAGCTGTATGAGCGGATGCGTTATCTCTATCATGATGTGGACCGCTACAAAGAGCTGAAGGCCCTGATTGGCCGGACTCTCAGCGAGAAGGAGGATGAAGCCCATGCCGCGCATTGA
- the thrS gene encoding threonine--tRNA ligase: MEIQVKLPDGSIRRYSRNTTVAQVAESISASLKKNAVAGKIDGRLVDLDHPVEQDSLVEIIMADSEEGLMIHRHSTAHLMAQAVKRIYGDQNVKLGIGPVIEDGFYYDIDIARPLSVEDLGAIEQEMEKIILENLPILRRVVSRSEAMELFRQLEEPLKLELLRDLPEDAVISLYEQGEFTDLCRGPHLPSTGRIKAFKLLSVAGAYWRGDSDNQVLQRIYGTSFFKKSQLEEHLHMLEEAKKRDHRKLGKELGLFMFSEEAPGMPFYLPKGMLIRTELENFSRELQRSSGYDEVRSPLMMNRRLWEQSGHWDHYKDEMYFTKVDETDFALKPMNCPGHMLIYKNSLRSYRELPIRIAEYGQVHRHEFSGALNGMMRVRTFCQDDAHLFVLPEQIEDEISRVLELIDRMYKVFGFEYKVELSTRPDDYMGAEELWDQAELSLERVLKNNGIEYRVNEGDGAFYGPKIDFHILDALKRSWQCGTIQLDFQMPEKFDLTYIGEDNGKHRPVVIHRAVFGSIDRFMGILTEHFSGAFPLWLSPVQVKLLPVSRVHADYAFEVKEQLQAAGLRVELDLRDEKLGYKIREAQLEKVPYMLVLGDQEQNNGAVTVRSRAESSQLSLSVQEFIQQLAGQIAERK; this comes from the coding sequence ATGGAGATTCAAGTGAAACTGCCGGATGGATCAATTAGGAGGTATTCGCGTAACACCACAGTTGCGCAGGTTGCGGAGTCAATCAGTGCCAGTCTGAAGAAGAATGCGGTAGCCGGTAAAATTGACGGCAGGCTCGTTGACCTTGATCACCCGGTTGAACAGGATAGCCTCGTTGAAATTATAATGGCGGACAGTGAAGAAGGACTGATGATCCACAGACACAGTACTGCTCATCTGATGGCCCAGGCTGTCAAACGGATCTACGGGGATCAGAATGTTAAATTGGGTATCGGTCCGGTCATAGAGGATGGATTCTATTACGATATTGATATAGCACGGCCGTTGTCCGTGGAGGATTTAGGGGCAATCGAACAGGAAATGGAGAAGATAATCCTAGAGAATCTGCCGATCCTGCGCCGGGTGGTCAGCAGAAGTGAAGCAATGGAACTGTTCCGGCAGCTGGAGGAGCCCCTTAAGCTTGAACTGCTCCGTGACCTGCCGGAGGATGCAGTGATCAGCTTGTATGAGCAAGGTGAATTCACTGATCTGTGCCGGGGGCCGCATTTGCCGTCTACTGGCCGGATCAAGGCCTTCAAGCTGCTTAGCGTAGCGGGAGCCTACTGGCGCGGGGATTCAGATAATCAGGTGCTCCAGCGGATATACGGAACTTCATTCTTCAAGAAATCCCAGCTGGAGGAGCATCTCCACATGCTGGAGGAAGCGAAGAAGCGTGACCACCGCAAGCTGGGTAAAGAACTTGGATTGTTCATGTTCTCCGAAGAAGCGCCGGGTATGCCGTTCTATCTGCCGAAGGGCATGCTCATCCGTACTGAGCTGGAGAACTTCTCGCGTGAATTACAGAGGTCCAGCGGCTACGATGAGGTCCGTTCACCGCTGATGATGAACAGAAGGCTATGGGAGCAATCCGGACACTGGGATCATTATAAAGACGAGATGTATTTCACAAAAGTGGATGAAACAGACTTTGCGCTCAAACCGATGAACTGCCCCGGGCATATGCTGATCTACAAGAACAGCCTGCGTTCCTACCGGGAGCTGCCGATCCGGATTGCTGAATATGGGCAGGTCCACCGCCATGAATTCTCGGGAGCGCTAAATGGAATGATGCGTGTCCGCACTTTTTGCCAGGATGATGCCCACCTGTTTGTCCTGCCGGAACAGATTGAGGATGAAATTAGCCGGGTGCTGGAGCTCATTGATCGGATGTACAAAGTATTTGGTTTCGAGTACAAGGTGGAGCTGTCCACACGTCCGGATGATTATATGGGGGCTGAAGAGCTCTGGGATCAGGCGGAGCTGTCACTCGAACGGGTGCTGAAGAACAACGGGATCGAGTATCGGGTGAACGAGGGGGATGGCGCTTTTTACGGGCCTAAGATCGATTTCCATATCCTTGATGCCTTGAAAAGAAGCTGGCAATGCGGTACAATCCAGCTGGATTTCCAAATGCCGGAGAAGTTCGATCTGACTTATATTGGTGAAGATAACGGGAAACACCGTCCGGTAGTCATTCACCGTGCAGTATTCGGCTCCATTGACCGGTTCATGGGCATTCTTACAGAGCACTTCAGCGGAGCTTTTCCGCTGTGGCTGTCTCCCGTACAAGTCAAGCTGCTGCCTGTATCCAGGGTTCATGCTGATTATGCCTTCGAGGTTAAAGAGCAGCTGCAAGCCGCCGGGCTTAGAGTAGAGCTTGATTTACGGGATGAGAAGCTGGGTTACAAAATCCGTGAAGCCCAGCTGGAGAAGGTGCCTTATATGTTAGTACTCGGAGATCAAGAACAAAACAACGGTGCAGTTACTGTACGAAGCCGTGCGGAGAGCTCACAACTATCGCTCAGTGTGCAGGAGTTCATTCAGCAGCTGGCGGGCCAAATTGCTGAGCGGAAATAA
- a CDS encoding HAD family hydrolase produces MKDALHHILFDLDGTLTDPKEGITKCVEYALNKLDIGVEHPDLLIPYIGPPLYDSFIQIQGLTPEAALQGVEFYRERYRTLGMFENSVIPGIPELLEDLRNKGFSLYVATSKPTVFAEEILRHYKLDGFFKFTAGSNLDGTRSKKREVIRHVLDENGIPAAQALMIGDREHDIIGAKACGVPSIGVLFGYGSEEELAAAGADYIAKTVGEVGDIIQRIHMSYIDG; encoded by the coding sequence GTGAAGGACGCGCTGCATCATATTTTATTTGATCTGGACGGTACATTAACCGATCCCAAAGAAGGCATTACCAAATGCGTGGAATATGCGCTGAACAAATTAGATATCGGGGTGGAGCATCCTGACCTGCTGATTCCGTATATCGGGCCGCCGCTCTATGATTCTTTTATTCAAATCCAGGGTCTGACACCTGAAGCCGCCCTGCAGGGAGTAGAGTTCTACCGTGAGCGCTACCGGACGCTTGGCATGTTCGAGAACAGTGTGATTCCTGGGATTCCAGAGTTACTGGAGGACCTGCGGAATAAGGGGTTCAGCCTGTATGTGGCAACCTCCAAGCCTACAGTTTTTGCCGAGGAGATTCTCCGCCATTACAAGCTGGACGGCTTCTTCAAGTTCACCGCAGGCAGCAATCTGGACGGGACACGCTCGAAGAAGCGTGAGGTGATCCGGCATGTGCTGGACGAGAATGGTATTCCTGCGGCGCAGGCGCTGATGATCGGGGACCGGGAGCATGATATAATCGGGGCGAAGGCCTGCGGAGTCCCCTCTATAGGCGTGTTATTCGGCTACGGCTCGGAGGAGGAGTTAGCGGCCGCTGGTGCTGATTATATTGCGAAAACAGTAGGAGAAGTTGGTGACATTATCCAGCGGATTCATATGAGTTATATTGACGGATAG
- a CDS encoding DUF1796 family putative cysteine peptidase: MGEIMKLQEVKKDYELIVSLGSSCAPAINLKRYGLRKFSMPLDWMISYSLADVNRLLKNEFRNFMDFRNLHPLDETHFLLDDGDPVYLDHSRSNLSQSYFIRDSLYNIISAHDFPIITGQGWSASYPAYRLKLEYRIGRFWNNLLSSDDSLFVRWFANAEQVLELHMILSKLLNHKKFTILILNPIPGLSATREAEWGIDNVCVLEVPSDMNDYANWDYILQGIRLINS, encoded by the coding sequence ATGGGTGAAATCATGAAACTACAAGAGGTCAAAAAAGACTACGAACTGATCGTAAGCTTAGGTTCATCTTGCGCGCCTGCAATTAACCTGAAAAGATACGGCTTACGAAAATTCTCAATGCCTTTAGACTGGATGATTTCGTATTCACTGGCCGACGTCAACCGGCTTCTAAAGAATGAGTTCAGGAATTTTATGGATTTCAGAAATCTGCATCCGTTGGATGAGACGCATTTTTTGCTGGATGATGGTGATCCCGTTTATTTGGATCATTCCAGAAGTAATCTGTCACAATCCTATTTCATAAGAGACTCCCTGTATAACATCATCTCTGCCCATGATTTCCCGATTATTACAGGCCAGGGCTGGAGCGCTTCCTATCCGGCCTACCGGCTGAAACTGGAATACCGGATAGGACGGTTCTGGAACAATCTGCTCAGCAGCGATGATAGCTTATTTGTCAGATGGTTTGCGAATGCTGAACAGGTGCTGGAGCTGCATATGATTTTATCAAAACTATTAAATCACAAGAAATTCACAATACTCATCCTAAATCCTATACCCGGCCTTAGTGCAACAAGAGAAGCGGAATGGGGTATCGACAATGTCTGCGTTCTGGAGGTGCCCAGCGATATGAATGACTATGCTAATTGGGATTACATCCTGCAAGGTATTAGACTGATTAATTCATAA
- a CDS encoding TPM domain-containing protein, translating to MYGKTLKTALIAILLILLLPLAPSRTEAAVPAHSESFYVNDFAAVIDQKTENYMVNYGVKLHQQTGAQVVLVTVDSTGGTSMEDYATSLFNEWGVGSADKNNGVLLLLSTQDDDYWAVPGKGLEDTLNDNVLSRILSESLEPDFAKKDYNAGARRTYGSLIQSLGGVYSETLGTKNYVADNAGVFKQVTKDYLNQSSNRYAATTGSGIYVVTVKNSGDTSLQDYTYAKFAGVAAGPKDVMLVLDIGGDNYHVLQGKDIDNLLTNDMIGGILDTALEPKFAAKDYAGGATGTANAFYSFFLARADHSQQPAVPSMESAEVNSLPAADSPSNVPVRTYPDSNYDPLDKEPVDRLDGSAIILCFLILVWGFSVSASRRNRNIARYGIGINPHHPGNIQRYGVWTGQPDYGIRRRSYNQRSYNQRPQPRSSSSRNESRSSFWGSNSGGRGSTSGGGSGRSSSSNHGGGGSSSGGGAGRSSSSRGETNHGSGGSSSGGGSGRHSSGSSSSSGAGRHSSGSSGGGNSGGGGNASGCGGVGRHR from the coding sequence ATGTATGGGAAAACTTTAAAAACTGCGCTTATCGCCATCCTGCTGATCCTGCTGCTGCCACTGGCTCCAAGCCGCACGGAGGCGGCTGTTCCGGCACATTCGGAGTCCTTCTACGTGAATGACTTCGCGGCCGTCATTGATCAGAAAACAGAGAACTATATGGTCAATTATGGTGTGAAGCTGCATCAGCAGACCGGTGCACAGGTTGTACTGGTAACAGTGGATTCTACAGGCGGAACATCGATGGAAGATTACGCGACTTCACTGTTCAATGAATGGGGAGTCGGATCTGCGGATAAGAACAACGGAGTCCTGCTGCTGCTCTCCACCCAGGATGACGATTACTGGGCAGTTCCGGGCAAAGGCCTGGAGGATACGCTGAACGACAATGTGTTATCCCGGATTCTCTCGGAGTCGCTGGAGCCGGATTTCGCCAAGAAGGATTACAACGCAGGCGCGCGCAGAACCTATGGTTCGTTAATTCAAAGCCTAGGCGGAGTCTATTCAGAAACCCTCGGCACCAAAAACTATGTAGCGGATAATGCCGGAGTCTTCAAACAAGTCACCAAGGATTATCTGAACCAGTCCAGCAACCGTTATGCGGCAACGACCGGAAGCGGGATCTATGTAGTGACTGTCAAGAACTCCGGTGATACAAGCCTGCAGGATTATACGTATGCGAAGTTCGCCGGTGTAGCCGCAGGACCTAAAGATGTGATGCTGGTGCTCGATATCGGCGGAGATAACTATCATGTCCTTCAGGGCAAGGATATCGACAATCTGTTGACTAATGATATGATTGGCGGGATTCTGGATACTGCGCTTGAACCGAAATTTGCGGCAAAAGATTACGCTGGAGGTGCAACCGGGACGGCGAATGCCTTCTACAGTTTCTTCCTGGCCAGAGCGGATCATAGCCAACAGCCTGCAGTTCCAAGCATGGAGTCTGCGGAGGTAAACTCTTTGCCTGCTGCGGACAGCCCTTCGAATGTGCCGGTGCGCACGTATCCAGACTCCAATTATGATCCGCTAGACAAGGAGCCGGTTGACCGTTTAGACGGGAGTGCCATTATTCTTTGTTTTCTAATATTGGTATGGGGCTTCAGCGTATCCGCCTCTCGCCGCAACCGTAATATTGCCCGGTACGGAATCGGAATTAACCCGCATCACCCCGGCAATATACAGCGCTATGGTGTTTGGACGGGGCAGCCGGATTATGGCATCAGGCGTAGAAGCTATAACCAAAGAAGCTATAACCAGCGGCCTCAACCCCGCAGCTCATCGTCCCGTAATGAATCACGGAGCAGCTTCTGGGGCAGTAATTCAGGTGGCAGAGGTTCAACAAGCGGTGGAGGATCGGGCCGCTCTTCTTCCTCCAATCATGGAGGCGGAGGCTCGTCAAGCGGTGGCGGGGCTGGCCGTTCATCCTCTTCCCGCGGAGAAACCAATCATGGCTCAGGCGGATCTTCCAGCGGTGGAGGCTCTGGCCGTCATTCCTCGGGCTCTTCCAGCAGCAGCGGAGCTGGCCGCCATTCCTCAGGTTCTTCTGGAGGCGGTAATTCCGGCGGAGGCGGCAACGCAAGTGGCTGCGGTGGTGTAGGCAGACACCGGTAA
- a CDS encoding ATP-binding protein, whose product MKNNIIGFKLGLVIISLFLIVLLSLGVVIDRMFSSFYYNEMQTETEELASHFTVMAQSKESTTSQMMTTFAEFSNVSIFNILPDGRTNLHSGVHDSADRAFIRTGDLTDIFTGKTVSFLYKDPAGHRYFVTGQPISGSEGVISALYVMSSTTNMEDSLASVRNILLLTGIGAFLLALGITWVIAVVLSRPLLQMQRATRKIAAGELETRVTIRGNDEIGFLAGAINDLAVDLQRYRDTRQEFLANISHELRTPITYLQGYAKVVKSGLYETEEEKVLYLDIIDQEAHRLQHLVDDLFELAKMEEGKIPLNLEQVDLWQIVDQAVRRVELTAKEKGLEVTASYDGGQDVRILGDGKRMEQIVMNLLENAVRYTERGQIRVDLRFTPDSAVFVVEDTGIGIPEAELTYIFDRFYRVEKSRSRQYGGSGLGLSIVNKLVELLGGTIVFTSRVGVGTRCEVTFAR is encoded by the coding sequence ATGAAAAATAATATCATCGGCTTCAAGCTTGGGCTGGTCATCATTTCCTTGTTCCTGATCGTGCTTTTGTCACTGGGAGTGGTGATCGACAGGATGTTCAGCAGCTTTTATTACAACGAAATGCAGACGGAAACCGAGGAGCTGGCCTCCCATTTCACGGTTATGGCCCAGTCCAAGGAGTCCACGACCAGCCAGATGATGACGACGTTTGCTGAATTCTCGAATGTCAGTATATTTAACATTCTTCCCGATGGCCGTACAAATCTGCATTCAGGTGTTCACGATTCTGCGGACCGGGCGTTCATCCGAACCGGGGATCTTACAGATATTTTTACCGGGAAAACGGTCAGCTTCCTGTACAAAGATCCAGCGGGGCACCGGTATTTCGTCACTGGACAACCTATCTCGGGCAGTGAAGGTGTCATTTCAGCGTTGTATGTAATGTCCTCCACCACGAATATGGAAGACTCGCTGGCCTCGGTTCGGAATATTCTGCTGCTCACGGGGATCGGCGCTTTCCTTCTGGCACTCGGCATCACCTGGGTCATTGCCGTTGTCCTGTCCCGGCCGCTTCTGCAGATGCAGAGAGCCACCCGCAAGATCGCCGCCGGTGAACTGGAGACCCGCGTCACCATCCGCGGTAATGATGAGATAGGTTTTCTCGCAGGAGCGATCAACGACCTGGCTGTTGACCTGCAGCGCTACAGGGATACCCGCCAGGAATTTCTGGCTAATATCTCGCATGAGCTGCGGACACCGATCACTTACCTGCAGGGGTATGCCAAGGTAGTGAAGAGCGGGCTGTACGAGACAGAAGAAGAGAAGGTACTGTATCTCGACATCATCGATCAGGAAGCGCACCGGCTGCAGCATTTGGTCGACGACTTATTCGAGCTGGCCAAAATGGAGGAGGGCAAAATTCCGCTGAATCTGGAACAGGTTGACCTCTGGCAAATCGTGGATCAGGCAGTCCGCAGGGTAGAATTAACAGCGAAGGAGAAAGGTCTGGAGGTGACGGCCTCGTACGATGGCGGGCAAGACGTGAGGATCTTGGGCGATGGCAAACGGATGGAGCAAATCGTGATGAATCTGCTGGAGAATGCTGTCCGCTATACTGAACGGGGGCAGATCAGGGTGGATTTAAGATTTACTCCGGACTCGGCGGTATTTGTTGTGGAGGATACGGGAATCGGTATTCCGGAAGCGGAGCTTACCTATATCTTTGACCGCTTTTACCGGGTGGAGAAATCCCGCTCACGGCAATACGGAGGCTCCGGCCTCGGGCTTTCGATTGTGAATAAGCTGGTCGAACTGCTCGGCGGTACGATTGTGTTTACAAGCAGGGTGGGTGTAGGGACGCGTTGTGAGGTTACTTTTGCGAGATAA
- a CDS encoding GNAT family N-acetyltransferase, translating into MISKNAEQLEGNVIRLVPMGEEHRPELIKVLNDPLIWEYTWRRVSTEEQVGQLIDAALVSKAKGTDIPFVMIEQASGRIAGTTRIMHLDRTHRNAEIGCTWISPDYWRIAVNTESKSLLLQYCFEGLGLIRVNFSIVSTNLRSQRAVERIGAVREGVLRKQRLTSDGLVMDNALYSIIDDEWPAVKANLQYLLNVKYK; encoded by the coding sequence ATGATTTCGAAGAATGCTGAGCAACTGGAGGGCAACGTGATCAGGCTTGTACCCATGGGGGAAGAGCATAGGCCGGAGCTGATTAAGGTGCTGAACGATCCGCTGATCTGGGAATATACCTGGAGAAGAGTCAGCACAGAAGAACAAGTGGGTCAGTTGATAGACGCTGCACTGGTAAGCAAGGCCAAAGGTACGGATATCCCTTTTGTCATGATAGAGCAGGCATCCGGCCGGATTGCCGGCACTACGCGGATCATGCATCTGGACCGGACACACCGCAATGCAGAGATCGGCTGCACCTGGATTTCGCCGGATTACTGGAGAATAGCTGTGAACACAGAGTCGAAGTCGCTGCTTCTGCAATACTGCTTCGAGGGACTCGGACTAATCCGCGTAAATTTCTCCATTGTCAGTACCAACCTCCGGTCGCAGCGGGCGGTTGAACGGATTGGCGCTGTCCGGGAAGGCGTGCTGCGCAAGCAGCGGTTGACTTCTGACGGCCTGGTTATGGATAATGCGCTGTACAGTATCATTGATGACGAGTGGCCTGCGGTGAAAGCTAACCTGCAGTATCTGCTGAATGTGAAATACAAATAG
- a CDS encoding aldo/keto reductase — protein MMMNLKSTTKLANGVEMPWFGLGVFKVQEGQEVVDSVKAAIKAGYRSIDTATVYGNEEGVGQAIRESGVAREELFITTKVWNNDQGYDSTLAAFDLSLSKLGLDYVDLYLVHWPIRAKYKDTWRALEKLYAGGKVRAIGVSNFQIDHLEDLLTEAKVKPMVNQVELHPLLSQLELREYCRAQGIQIEAWAPLAQGHLLDNEVIADIAARHNKTLPQVILRWDLQNGIVTIPKSVKEERIIANADIFDFELSEDEISRINALNNNQRFGSHPDRFNNE, from the coding sequence ATAATGATGAATCTAAAGTCGACAACGAAGCTAGCTAACGGTGTAGAAATGCCTTGGTTTGGTCTTGGGGTGTTCAAAGTACAGGAAGGTCAAGAGGTTGTGGATTCTGTCAAAGCAGCAATTAAGGCCGGATACAGAAGCATTGATACAGCAACAGTCTATGGAAATGAAGAAGGAGTCGGTCAGGCGATCCGCGAATCCGGGGTTGCCCGCGAAGAGCTGTTCATCACCACCAAGGTATGGAATAACGATCAGGGGTATGATTCTACACTGGCGGCATTTGACCTGAGTCTCAGTAAGCTGGGTCTGGACTATGTGGATCTGTATCTGGTGCACTGGCCGATCAGAGCTAAATACAAAGACACCTGGCGGGCGCTTGAAAAGCTGTATGCGGGTGGAAAAGTCCGGGCGATCGGTGTTTCGAACTTCCAGATTGACCATTTGGAAGATCTTCTAACTGAAGCCAAGGTGAAGCCGATGGTGAACCAGGTCGAGCTTCATCCGCTGCTCAGCCAGCTTGAGCTTCGTGAGTATTGCCGGGCGCAAGGTATCCAGATTGAAGCGTGGGCTCCTCTGGCCCAAGGCCATCTGCTGGACAATGAGGTGATTGCTGATATTGCGGCACGCCACAACAAAACGCTGCCTCAGGTCATCCTGCGCTGGGATCTGCAGAACGGCATTGTGACGATTCCGAAGTCGGTCAAGGAAGAGCGGATTATCGCGAATGCCGATATCTTTGATTTCGAGCTGTCAGAGGATGAAATCAGCCGCATTAATGCGCTCAACAACAACCAGCGTTTTGGATCGCATCCGGACAGATTTAATAACGAGTAA
- a CDS encoding DUF6803 family protein, translating to MNMTHYMSLLAENQPWNLILFMAIPVIFAETITVTEFIILFTKKLNGPLRAFNRVCSILAGLYFTGVFLYLFPTAFIPLTANGEWHTWVDVVAVSFYLSGVIFLLPLALLDLGLIARKRSEESKLKLHFLLISGFLVVAHIAMIFGMVNPEIMGGMAGMNH from the coding sequence ATGAATATGACGCATTATATGTCGCTGCTGGCGGAGAATCAGCCCTGGAATCTGATTCTTTTCATGGCGATTCCCGTGATTTTTGCAGAGACGATTACGGTTACAGAGTTTATAATTCTGTTCACCAAGAAGCTGAACGGGCCGCTCAGAGCCTTCAACCGGGTATGCAGTATTCTCGCGGGACTCTATTTCACCGGAGTTTTCCTGTACTTGTTCCCTACCGCCTTCATCCCGCTCACCGCGAATGGTGAATGGCACACCTGGGTGGATGTAGTTGCGGTAAGCTTTTATCTGAGCGGAGTCATCTTCCTGCTGCCTCTGGCCCTGCTGGATCTGGGTCTCATCGCCCGCAAACGCAGTGAAGAGAGCAAGCTTAAGCTGCACTTCCTGCTGATCAGCGGCTTCCTCGTTGTTGCCCACATCGCTATGATCTTCGGGATGGTGAATCCGGAAATTATGGGCGGAATGGCTGGAATGAACCACTAA